From Pseudomonas sp. stari2, a single genomic window includes:
- a CDS encoding ferritin-like domain-containing protein, whose protein sequence is MSDLHLSDVQTLRERARQHVENGAVTESYSANREEVLRLLNESLATELVCVLRYKRHYFMANGLKANVAADEFLEHATQEAEHADRLAERIVQLGGEPEFNPDLLSKMSHAQYVAGNTLKEMVYEDLVAERIAIDSYREIIQYIGEKDPTTRRIFEDILAQEEEHADDMADILKDL, encoded by the coding sequence ATGAGTGACCTGCATTTGTCTGATGTTCAAACCCTGCGCGAGCGCGCACGACAACACGTCGAAAACGGCGCGGTGACCGAAAGCTATAGCGCCAACCGTGAAGAAGTGCTGCGCCTGCTCAACGAATCGCTGGCCACTGAACTGGTCTGCGTCCTGCGCTACAAGCGCCACTACTTCATGGCCAACGGCCTGAAAGCCAACGTCGCCGCCGACGAGTTCCTCGAGCACGCCACTCAGGAAGCCGAACATGCCGACCGTCTCGCCGAGCGCATCGTGCAACTGGGCGGCGAGCCTGAGTTCAACCCTGACCTGCTGTCGAAGATGTCCCACGCGCAATACGTGGCCGGCAACACCTTGAAGGAAATGGTTTACGAAGACCTGGTGGCCGAGCGGATTGCCATCGACAGCTATCGCGAGATCATCCAGTACATCGGGGAAAAGGATCCGACCACGCGCCGGATCTTTGAAGACATCCTGGCTCAGGAAGAAGAGCATGCCGATGACATGGCGGACATCCTCAAAGACCTCTGA
- a CDS encoding LysR substrate-binding domain-containing protein, whose product MFASLPLTALRAFESASRLLSFKAAAEELAVTPTAISHQIRSLEDWLGVALFERLPRQVRLTEGGERLFRSLHGAFLEVAQSVDTLRPQRSGSNLTLSTTAAFAALWLVPRLGRFYAKHPNINVRLDTHCEVIDLHQDASVDLVLRYSLDDYPNLYGLCLFDESFGVYGSPEQVALAARRTPALISVRWHNSKLYAHGWEAWCAQSGENWLNQHPAVREYDEEHYALQAAIAGQGLVLASNILVSESVANGLLVPYKGEVQVDGAGYSALCVPGRERHPPVKAFFAWLREEAKLSGHVPR is encoded by the coding sequence ATGTTCGCTTCACTGCCACTGACCGCCCTGCGCGCCTTCGAATCCGCTTCACGCCTGTTGAGCTTCAAGGCTGCCGCCGAAGAACTGGCGGTGACACCGACAGCGATCTCCCATCAGATCCGCTCGTTGGAGGACTGGCTCGGCGTGGCGCTGTTCGAACGCCTGCCGCGCCAGGTGCGGCTGACCGAGGGCGGCGAGCGGCTGTTTCGCAGCCTGCACGGCGCGTTTCTGGAGGTGGCGCAAAGCGTCGACACCCTGCGTCCGCAGCGCAGCGGCAGCAACCTCACGCTGTCGACCACCGCCGCGTTCGCTGCGCTGTGGCTGGTGCCACGCCTCGGTCGGTTTTATGCAAAACACCCGAACATCAATGTGCGGCTGGACACCCACTGCGAAGTCATCGACCTGCATCAGGACGCCAGCGTCGATCTGGTGTTGCGCTACAGCCTCGATGATTACCCGAACCTCTACGGGTTGTGCCTGTTCGATGAATCGTTCGGCGTGTACGGCTCGCCGGAACAGGTGGCACTGGCTGCCCGTCGCACCCCGGCGCTGATCAGCGTCCGCTGGCACAACTCGAAACTCTACGCCCACGGTTGGGAAGCGTGGTGCGCGCAGTCAGGCGAGAACTGGTTGAATCAGCATCCGGCCGTCCGCGAATACGACGAAGAGCATTACGCCCTGCAAGCGGCCATCGCCGGGCAAGGGCTGGTGCTGGCGAGCAACATTCTGGTGTCGGAGAGCGTCGCCAATGGCTTGCTGGTGCCGTACAAGGGTGAGGTGCAGGTCGACGGTGCCGGTTACAGCGCCCTCTGTGTACCGGGCCGTGAGCGGCATCCACCGGTGAAAGCCTTTTTTGCCTGGCTGCGCGAAGAAGCAAAGCTTTCCGGGCATGTCCCGCGCTGA
- a CDS encoding NAD(P)H-dependent oxidoreductase — protein MSKILAIHASPRGERSHSRRLAESFLSAWQVRHPQAQVTRREVGRALIPAVNEAFVAAAFYPEPEARPLSMQADLALSDQLLGELFDHDLLLISTPMYNFNVPSGLKAWVDQIVRLGLTFDHTLDNGIAQYTPLLHGKKALIVTSRGGFGFGPGGELEALNHADPWLRTALGFIGINDVTVVAAEGEESAERTFAVSVAEAEQRLLDLAREF, from the coding sequence ATGAGCAAGATTCTTGCGATCCATGCCAGCCCACGCGGTGAGCGTTCCCATTCGCGGCGTCTGGCGGAAAGTTTTCTCAGTGCCTGGCAAGTCCGTCATCCACAGGCTCAAGTCACCCGCCGAGAGGTTGGGCGTGCGCTGATTCCGGCGGTCAACGAGGCGTTTGTCGCCGCAGCGTTTTATCCGGAGCCCGAGGCACGGCCGTTGTCGATGCAGGCCGATCTGGCGCTCAGCGATCAACTGCTGGGCGAGTTGTTCGATCACGATCTGCTGCTGATTTCCACGCCGATGTACAACTTCAACGTGCCCAGCGGCCTCAAGGCCTGGGTCGATCAGATCGTGCGGTTGGGCCTGACGTTCGACCATACGCTGGACAACGGCATCGCCCAGTACACACCGCTTTTGCACGGCAAGAAGGCGCTGATCGTTACCAGTCGCGGTGGTTTCGGATTCGGCCCGGGCGGGGAGCTGGAGGCGCTGAATCACGCCGATCCATGGTTGCGCACGGCATTGGGTTTCATCGGCATCAACGACGTCACGGTGGTCGCCGCCGAGGGCGAAGAATCCGCCGAACGCACCTTCGCGGTGTCGGTGGCCGAGGCCGAGCAGCGCTTGCTCGACCTGGCCCGGGAGTTCTAG
- a CDS encoding multidrug efflux SMR transporter — MAWLFLLIAAGFEVTFAMGMKYAEGFTRLWPSLITVIAAVGGVYFLTLAMRELPVSIAYPIWTAIGSLGTVFLGFALLGESLTLMKLLSVGLIVAGVVGLK, encoded by the coding sequence GTGGCCTGGCTGTTCCTGCTGATCGCCGCCGGGTTCGAAGTCACTTTCGCCATGGGCATGAAATACGCCGAAGGTTTCACCCGGCTGTGGCCGTCGCTGATTACCGTGATCGCGGCGGTGGGCGGGGTTTATTTCCTGACTCTGGCGATGCGCGAGCTGCCGGTAAGCATCGCCTACCCGATCTGGACCGCCATCGGCTCGCTTGGCACGGTGTTTCTCGGTTTCGCGCTGCTGGGCGAGAGCCTGACGCTGATGAAGTTGCTGTCGGTGGGGCTGATTGTGGCGGGGGTGGTGGGGCTGAAGTAG
- a CDS encoding alpha/beta fold hydrolase — protein sequence MSQDSATRYPLVLVPGMLGFIRLVLYPYWYGIIKALRRGGATVIAVQVSPLNSTEVRGEQLLTRIDEILRETGAAKVNLFGHSQGSLTARYAAAKRPDLVASVTSVAGPNHGSELADYLAKHYPADSARGRILEALLRFVGWLMALLETGYHGPKLPVDIHASHNSLTTEGVALFNQRYPQGLPDTWGGHGPEEVNGVRYYSWSGTLQPGKTDRGGNLFDGTNRSCRLFAKTFVREPGQCDGMVGRYSSHLGTVIGDDYPMDHFDIVNQSLGLVGKGADPVRLFVEHAARLKAAGV from the coding sequence ATGTCGCAGGATTCGGCCACACGTTATCCACTGGTGCTGGTGCCGGGAATGCTCGGTTTTATCCGTCTGGTGCTGTACCCGTACTGGTACGGGATCATCAAGGCGTTGCGCCGGGGTGGTGCGACGGTGATTGCGGTGCAGGTGTCGCCGCTCAATTCCACCGAGGTGCGCGGCGAGCAGTTGCTGACGCGCATCGATGAAATCCTCCGTGAGACCGGCGCGGCCAAGGTCAATCTGTTCGGCCATAGCCAGGGCTCGCTGACGGCGCGTTATGCGGCGGCCAAACGTCCGGATCTGGTGGCTTCAGTCACGTCGGTGGCCGGGCCCAATCACGGTTCTGAGCTGGCCGACTATCTGGCGAAACACTATCCGGCAGACAGCGCCCGGGGTCGCATCCTCGAGGCGCTGTTGCGTTTTGTCGGCTGGCTGATGGCGCTGCTGGAAACCGGCTACCACGGGCCGAAACTGCCGGTGGATATCCATGCCTCGCACAACTCCCTGACCACCGAAGGCGTGGCGCTGTTCAACCAGCGTTACCCACAGGGCCTGCCTGATACCTGGGGCGGGCACGGGCCGGAGGAGGTCAACGGCGTGCGTTATTACTCGTGGTCCGGCACCTTGCAGCCGGGCAAGACCGACCGTGGCGGCAACCTGTTCGACGGCACCAACCGCAGTTGCCGGTTGTTCGCCAAAACCTTCGTGCGCGAGCCGGGACAGTGCGACGGCATGGTCGGACGCTACAGCTCGCACTTGGGCACGGTCATCGGCGATGACTACCCGATGGATCACTTCGACATCGTCAACCAGTCACTGGGACTGGTCGGCAAAGGCGCGGATCCGGTGCGACTGTTCGTCGAGCATGCGGCGCGATTGAAAGCCGCCGGGGTCTAG
- a CDS encoding DMT family transporter: protein MQYAFPLLAIFIWAGNTVINKLAVGAIFPAEIGFYRWLLAGLLFTPFMLSKVIAHWPQIRPNLGKIFILGVLGMAVYQSLAYFAATMTSATNMGIILSLMPLMSLAMAIISLGQRLTAGALVGAVLSFAGVLVVVSSGSLGALLQHGVNLGDAMMLIATLAYAIYSTLLKKWQLRLPPLVLLYLQVLVAVVVLFPLYAMSPKTGLTLQNIPLVLYACLLASMLAPLAWMQAVQRLGPSRTTLFFNLLPLITALIAAVVLKEQLAMYHLVGGLLTLGGVVLSERWTTVLGRSRTPGAA from the coding sequence ATGCAATACGCGTTTCCCCTGCTGGCGATTTTCATCTGGGCCGGCAACACCGTGATCAACAAGTTGGCTGTCGGCGCCATCTTCCCCGCCGAGATCGGCTTCTACCGCTGGCTGCTCGCCGGCCTGCTGTTCACCCCGTTCATGCTCAGTAAGGTAATCGCGCACTGGCCGCAGATCCGTCCGAACCTGGGCAAGATTTTCATCCTCGGCGTGCTCGGCATGGCGGTCTACCAGAGCCTGGCCTATTTCGCCGCGACCATGACCAGCGCCACCAACATGGGCATCATCCTCTCGCTGATGCCGTTGATGTCGCTGGCCATGGCGATCATCAGCCTCGGCCAGCGCCTGACCGCCGGTGCGCTGGTCGGTGCGGTGCTGTCATTCGCCGGGGTGCTGGTGGTGGTGTCGTCCGGCAGCCTCGGCGCGCTGCTGCAACACGGGGTGAACCTGGGCGACGCGATGATGCTGATCGCCACCCTGGCCTATGCGATCTACAGCACGCTGCTGAAAAAATGGCAGCTGCGCCTGCCGCCGCTGGTGTTGCTGTACTTGCAGGTACTGGTGGCGGTGGTGGTGCTGTTTCCGCTGTACGCCATGTCGCCGAAAACCGGCCTGACCCTGCAGAACATTCCGCTGGTGCTATACGCGTGCCTGCTGGCCTCGATGCTCGCGCCGCTGGCGTGGATGCAGGCCGTGCAGCGCTTGGGGCCGAGCCGGACCACGCTGTTCTTCAACCTGCTGCCGTTGATCACTGCGCTGATTGCCGCAGTGGTGTTGAAGGAACAACTGGCGATGTATCACCTGGTCGGTGGCTTGCTGACGCTGGGCGGGGTGGTTCTTTCCGAGCGCTGGACCACCGTCCTCGGCCGCTCCCGCACGCCAGGCGCCGCCTAG
- a CDS encoding helix-turn-helix transcriptional regulator, producing the protein MNSKHIDLLDFSELPSAVYFRYADFNAHEYAAPHRHPWGTLEYAAHGVLHMDVDGSRFMSPPQYAVWVPPQVEHSFYSHQPVNYRAVCLTPEVCADLPAQACTLAISDILKAILKDFAARDVKIPAFDADQRLAQVLVDQLRQAPVHQCYLPYASSPGLLAILETLQAEPGNNQPLAHWAAQVHVSERTLARQFVRELGMSFGEWRQRLRYLAAIEALESTRSVQEIAFDLGYSSGSAFIAMFARQAGCTPEQYRRSHHEGRKV; encoded by the coding sequence ATGAACAGTAAACACATCGATCTGCTGGATTTCAGCGAACTGCCGTCGGCGGTGTACTTCCGCTACGCCGACTTCAATGCCCATGAATACGCCGCGCCGCACCGCCATCCGTGGGGCACGCTGGAGTACGCGGCCCACGGCGTGCTGCACATGGATGTCGACGGCAGCCGTTTCATGTCGCCGCCGCAATACGCGGTGTGGGTGCCGCCGCAGGTCGAGCACAGTTTCTACAGTCATCAACCGGTGAATTATCGGGCGGTGTGCCTGACGCCCGAGGTCTGCGCGGATTTGCCGGCGCAGGCTTGCACGCTGGCGATCAGCGATATTCTCAAGGCCATCCTCAAGGACTTCGCCGCCCGGGATGTGAAGATCCCCGCGTTCGACGCCGACCAGCGCCTGGCCCAGGTGCTGGTGGATCAACTGCGCCAGGCACCGGTTCATCAATGCTATCTGCCGTACGCCAGCAGCCCCGGATTGCTGGCAATCCTCGAAACACTGCAGGCCGAGCCCGGCAACAACCAGCCGCTGGCGCACTGGGCGGCGCAGGTGCATGTCAGCGAGCGCACCCTGGCTCGGCAATTCGTGCGGGAGTTGGGGATGAGTTTCGGTGAATGGCGCCAGCGGCTGCGCTATCTCGCCGCTATCGAGGCGCTGGAAAGTACGCGCAGCGTGCAGGAAATCGCCTTCGATCTCGGTTACAGCAGCGGCTCGGCGTTCATCGCCATGTTTGCCCGGCAGGCCGGGTGTACGCCGGAGCAATACCGACGCAGTCACCATGAGGGTAGGAAGGTGTAA
- a CDS encoding PsiF family protein, whose protein sequence is MKMLRVPLLMIGLLLCSQGFAATAQQNKMTTCNADATAKSLKGDERKTFMSTCLKAAPAANDAKTLTPQQEKMKTCNADAKTKALTGDARKAFMSDCLKKK, encoded by the coding sequence ATGAAGATGTTGCGTGTCCCTTTGTTGATGATCGGTCTGCTGCTGTGCTCCCAGGGTTTTGCCGCCACGGCGCAACAGAACAAGATGACCACCTGCAACGCCGATGCCACGGCCAAGAGCCTGAAAGGCGATGAGCGCAAGACCTTCATGAGTACTTGCCTGAAGGCAGCGCCGGCGGCCAATGACGCCAAGACCCTGACCCCGCAGCAGGAAAAGATGAAGACCTGCAATGCCGACGCCAAGACCAAGGCCCTGACCGGTGATGCGCGCAAGGCGTTCATGAGTGATTGTCTGAAGAAAAAATAA
- a CDS encoding AI-2E family transporter translates to MPTFSERHVVFWVSCIIIFGGLLLVLPLRLLPSLLAGLLVFELVNMLTPQLQRLIEGRRARWLAVALLGTLVVSVLALIFAGAISFLMHEAENPGASLDKFMGVVERARSQLPPFIDAYLPASAAEFRVAIGEWLSKHLSDLQLVGKDAAHMFVTLLIGMVLGAIIALQRVPDVTKRKPLAAALFDRLHLLVQAFRNIVFAQIKISLLNTFFTGIFLAVILPLFGIKLPLTKTLIVLTFLLGLLPVIGNLMSNTLITIVGLSLSIWVAIAALGYLIFIHKLEYFLNARIVGGQISAKSWELLLAMLVFEAAFGLPGVLAGPIYYAYLKSELKLGGMV, encoded by the coding sequence ATGCCAACGTTTTCTGAGCGTCATGTTGTGTTCTGGGTCAGTTGCATCATCATTTTCGGCGGATTGCTGCTCGTACTGCCGCTGCGTTTGTTGCCCAGTCTGTTGGCCGGGTTGCTGGTGTTCGAGCTGGTCAACATGCTCACTCCGCAACTGCAACGATTGATCGAGGGCCGCCGTGCGCGCTGGCTGGCGGTAGCGTTGCTGGGCACGCTGGTGGTCAGCGTCCTGGCACTGATCTTCGCCGGGGCCATCAGTTTCCTGATGCACGAAGCGGAAAACCCCGGCGCGTCGCTGGATAAATTCATGGGCGTGGTCGAACGTGCACGCAGTCAGTTGCCGCCCTTCATCGACGCTTATTTGCCGGCCAGTGCCGCGGAGTTCCGAGTGGCCATCGGTGAATGGCTGAGTAAGCACCTGTCCGACCTGCAACTGGTGGGCAAGGACGCGGCGCACATGTTCGTGACCTTGTTGATCGGCATGGTGCTCGGCGCGATCATCGCCTTGCAGCGGGTACCGGACGTGACCAAGCGCAAGCCGCTGGCGGCTGCACTGTTTGACCGCCTGCACTTGCTGGTCCAGGCATTTCGCAACATTGTGTTCGCGCAGATCAAGATTTCCCTGCTCAACACCTTCTTCACCGGGATTTTCCTGGCGGTGATCCTGCCGCTGTTCGGGATCAAGCTGCCGCTGACCAAGACCCTGATCGTGCTGACGTTCCTGCTTGGGTTACTGCCGGTGATCGGCAATCTGATGTCGAACACGCTGATCACCATCGTCGGCCTGTCGCTGTCGATCTGGGTGGCGATTGCCGCGCTGGGCTACCTGATCTTTATCCACAAGCTCGAATACTTCCTCAACGCGCGAATTGTCGGCGGGCAGATCAGTGCCAAGTCCTGGGAGTTGCTGCTGGCGATGCTGGTATTCGAGGCCGCGTTCGGCCTGCCGGGGGTGCTGGCGGGGCCGATTTATTACGCGTATCTGAAGAGTGAGTTGAAGCTGGGCGGGATGGTTTAA
- a CDS encoding Hsp70 family protein, with translation MKDASPARACGIDFGTSNSTVGWLRPGVETMIALEDDKITLPSVVFFNIEERRPVYGRLALHEYLEGYEGRLMRSLKSLLGSKLIKHDTSVLGTAMPFKDLLGLFIGQLKSRAEAAAGREFEQVVLGRPVFFVDDDPLADQEAEDTLVEVARKLGFKDVSFQYEPIAAAFDYESTIEKEELVLIVDIGGGTSDFSLVRLSPERRGMDNRHDDILATGGVHIGGTDFDKQLSLQGLMPLFGYGSRMKSGALMPTSHHMNLATWHTINSVYSQKSTLALGSMRYDIEDTGGIDRLFKLIEQRAGHWLAMEVEETKIHLTHNDSRHVPLDRIESGLSVELSRALFESAINAQLERVRGSVTQLLADANVAVGQVDTVFFTGGSSGIPALRNSVSAMLPNARHVEGNIFGSIGSGLAIEAMKRYGSMN, from the coding sequence ATGAAAGACGCCTCTCCAGCCCGTGCCTGCGGCATCGACTTTGGCACGTCCAACTCCACCGTCGGCTGGCTGCGCCCCGGCGTGGAAACGATGATCGCGCTGGAAGACGACAAGATCACCCTGCCCTCGGTGGTCTTCTTCAACATCGAAGAGCGCCGCCCGGTCTACGGTCGCCTGGCGCTGCACGAGTACCTGGAAGGTTACGAAGGTCGGCTGATGCGCTCGCTCAAGAGCCTGCTCGGTTCCAAGCTGATCAAGCACGATACCAGCGTCCTCGGCACCGCGATGCCGTTCAAGGACTTGCTCGGGCTGTTCATCGGCCAGCTCAAGAGCCGCGCCGAAGCCGCCGCCGGTCGTGAGTTCGAGCAGGTGGTGCTGGGCCGTCCGGTGTTCTTCGTCGACGACGATCCGCTGGCCGACCAGGAAGCCGAAGACACCTTGGTGGAAGTGGCGCGCAAGCTCGGTTTCAAAGACGTTTCGTTCCAGTACGAGCCGATTGCCGCCGCTTTCGACTACGAGTCGACCATCGAAAAGGAAGAGCTGGTACTGATCGTCGACATCGGCGGTGGTACGTCGGACTTCTCGCTGGTGCGCCTGTCGCCCGAGCGTCGGGGGATGGACAACCGTCACGACGACATTCTCGCCACCGGCGGCGTGCACATCGGCGGGACCGATTTCGACAAGCAATTGAGCCTGCAAGGCCTGATGCCGCTGTTCGGATACGGCAGCCGCATGAAGAGCGGTGCGCTCATGCCCACCAGCCACCACATGAACCTGGCCACCTGGCACACCATCAACTCGGTCTACTCGCAAAAATCCACCCTGGCTCTGGGCAGCATGCGCTACGACATCGAGGACACTGGCGGCATCGACCGTCTGTTCAAACTGATCGAACAGCGCGCCGGACACTGGCTGGCGATGGAAGTGGAAGAAACCAAGATCCACCTGACCCACAATGACAGCCGTCATGTTCCGCTGGATCGCATCGAGTCGGGGCTGAGCGTGGAGCTGAGCCGGGCCTTGTTCGAATCGGCGATCAATGCGCAGCTGGAGCGGGTACGCGGCAGCGTCACGCAATTGCTCGCGGACGCCAATGTGGCGGTGGGTCAGGTCGATACGGTGTTCTTCACCGGCGGTTCCAGCGGCATCCCGGCGCTGCGCAACAGCGTTTCGGCGATGCTGCCGAATGCGCGGCATGTGGAAGGGAACATCTTTGGCAGCATTGGCAGCGGTCTGGCGATTGAAGCCATGAAACGCTATGGCTCGATGAACTGA
- a CDS encoding DnaJ C-terminal domain-containing protein: protein MDFKDYYKILGVEPTADDKAIKAAYRKLARKYHPDVSKEKDAEAKFKDVSEAYEALKSADKRAEYDDLRRYGQHGQPFQGPPGWQSRGGFGGGGDTGDFSDFFSSIFGNRGPGFGGGEGRQSRSAGRRGQDVELELPIFLEETLSNESKKISFQVPQYNGSGQHVSNTSKSLNVKIPAGVTDGERIRLKGQGAPGIGGGANGDLYLTIRFAPHPKFDVEGENLIITLPLAPWELALGAEVAVPTLTGKINLKVPAGSQNGQRMRAKGHGLQNKAGERGYLFVQLKAVMPKANGDDVKALWQELAKKAAFNPRENF from the coding sequence ATGGACTTCAAAGACTATTACAAGATACTCGGCGTGGAGCCGACGGCGGACGACAAGGCGATCAAGGCTGCCTATCGCAAGCTGGCGCGCAAATACCACCCCGATGTCAGCAAGGAAAAGGACGCCGAGGCCAAGTTCAAGGACGTCTCGGAAGCCTATGAAGCGCTGAAAAGCGCTGACAAGCGCGCCGAATATGACGACCTGCGTCGCTATGGCCAGCACGGTCAGCCATTTCAGGGCCCACCGGGCTGGCAGAGCCGTGGCGGCTTTGGCGGCGGTGGCGACACCGGTGACTTCTCGGACTTCTTCAGTTCGATCTTCGGCAATCGCGGCCCCGGTTTCGGTGGCGGCGAAGGCCGGCAATCCCGTAGCGCCGGGCGCCGAGGGCAAGACGTGGAACTGGAACTGCCGATCTTCCTGGAAGAAACACTTTCGAACGAATCGAAAAAGATCAGCTTCCAGGTGCCGCAATACAACGGTTCGGGCCAGCACGTCAGCAACACCAGCAAGAGCCTGAACGTGAAGATTCCGGCGGGCGTGACCGACGGCGAGCGCATTCGCCTCAAGGGGCAGGGTGCACCGGGCATCGGTGGCGGCGCCAATGGCGATCTGTACCTGACCATCCGTTTCGCGCCGCACCCGAAATTCGATGTCGAAGGCGAAAACCTGATCATCACTTTGCCGCTGGCACCGTGGGAACTGGCGCTGGGTGCTGAAGTGGCCGTGCCGACCCTGACCGGCAAGATCAACCTCAAGGTGCCGGCCGGCAGCCAGAACGGCCAGCGCATGCGCGCCAAGGGTCATGGTTTGCAGAACAAGGCCGGCGAACGCGGTTACCTGTTCGTCCAGCTCAAGGCCGTGATGCCCAAAGCCAACGGCGATGACGTCAAGGCGCTGTGGCAGGAACTGGCGAAGAAAGCCGCCTTCAATCCGCGCGAGAACTTCTGA
- a CDS encoding chaperone modulator CbpM, with translation MSSPLIVQLDMAEFCEAADLSDVYVIEIVEHGILEPQGTQPREWRFTDYELALAKRAAKLRRDLELEWEGVALALDLLEEVQELRAENRMLRQRLRRLVVE, from the coding sequence ATGAGCAGCCCCCTGATCGTTCAACTGGACATGGCAGAATTCTGTGAGGCGGCCGACCTGTCGGACGTCTACGTGATCGAAATCGTCGAACACGGCATCCTCGAACCTCAGGGCACGCAGCCCAGGGAATGGCGCTTCACTGACTACGAACTGGCCCTGGCCAAACGCGCCGCCAAGTTGCGGCGCGACCTGGAGCTGGAATGGGAAGGCGTCGCCCTGGCGCTGGACCTGCTGGAAGAAGTGCAGGAACTGCGGGCCGAGAACCGGATGCTCCGTCAGCGTCTGCGGCGCCTGGTGGTCGAGTAG
- a CDS encoding sensor histidine kinase KdpD produces the protein MRLCEFIETHVDVIVGEWEKFAQTITPAADFLDGPALRDHARSILLAAARDMSKPQTPREQMAKAKGEGPEKTPSLDKAGASHGELRHTVGFDLVQMTSEFRHLRACVIQLWVNHLKSPDMTAFQDMIRFNEAIDEALAESTAAYAEQVNRSRDIFLAILGHDLRAPLQAVSMSTEMLMRKTRLEGDALLCAQNIRQGARHMAAMVSDLLELVRSRLGKSLPIEPAPMDLADTARAAIAEACAGNPQSDPTLKIEGDTRGVWDGGRLAQLLQNLIGNALQHGTNAQDVRVTLQGESDTVRLTVHNHGEPIPEDAIGTIFDPLVRNADEELGQPSTSLGLGLFIVKEVVTAHGGTIEVSSSEADGTLFSVTLPRQV, from the coding sequence ATGCGTCTTTGCGAATTCATCGAAACCCATGTTGATGTAATCGTCGGTGAATGGGAAAAATTCGCCCAGACCATCACCCCCGCAGCCGACTTTCTCGACGGTCCGGCCCTGCGCGACCACGCCCGTTCGATTCTGTTGGCGGCCGCCCGCGACATGAGCAAACCCCAGACGCCCCGCGAACAGATGGCCAAAGCCAAAGGCGAAGGTCCAGAGAAAACCCCGAGCCTGGACAAGGCTGGTGCCAGCCACGGCGAACTGCGCCACACGGTGGGCTTCGACCTGGTTCAGATGACGTCCGAGTTTCGCCATTTGCGTGCCTGTGTGATCCAGCTCTGGGTCAACCATCTGAAATCACCTGACATGACAGCTTTCCAGGACATGATCCGTTTCAACGAAGCCATCGACGAAGCGCTGGCCGAGTCGACGGCAGCCTACGCCGAACAGGTAAATCGCTCCCGGGACATTTTCCTCGCCATCCTCGGCCACGACCTGCGCGCGCCGTTGCAGGCGGTAAGCATGTCGACGGAAATGCTGATGCGTAAAACCCGCCTGGAAGGCGACGCATTGCTCTGTGCGCAGAACATCCGGCAGGGCGCGCGGCATATGGCAGCGATGGTCAGTGATCTTCTGGAACTGGTCCGCAGCCGTCTGGGCAAAAGCCTGCCGATCGAGCCGGCGCCGATGGATCTGGCCGACACTGCGCGGGCGGCAATTGCTGAAGCCTGCGCCGGCAACCCGCAAAGCGATCCAACCTTGAAAATCGAAGGTGACACACGGGGAGTCTGGGATGGTGGCCGACTGGCGCAACTGCTGCAGAATCTGATCGGCAACGCCTTGCAGCACGGGACGAACGCGCAAGATGTGCGGGTGACCCTACAGGGGGAATCCGACACCGTACGCCTGACCGTACACAACCATGGTGAACCGATTCCGGAAGACGCCATCGGCACGATTTTCGATCCGCTGGTACGCAATGCCGACGAAGAGCTCGGCCAACCGTCGACCAGCCTCGGTCTGGGTCTGTTCATCGTCAAGGAAGTGGTGACCGCCCACGGCGGGACGATCGAAGTCAGTTCAAGCGAAGCCGACGGAACGCTGTTCAGCGTGACGCTGCCCAGACAGGTTTGA